A genomic segment from Lignipirellula cremea encodes:
- a CDS encoding chemotaxis protein CheW has translation MSTATFETPSRELKRDSNAEGTLQLVSFQLAEEEYGIEINKVREIILVGEITQVPQTPAYVKGLINLRSTVIPVVDLRLRFQLSEASVTDDTRIVVINIGGKTIGIIVDAVNEVLRVSKNQIAPPPPTVAGLGHDYLVGLVKLKERLLILLDIEKILVESVGPDPESLSALI, from the coding sequence ATGTCCACCGCGACATTTGAAACGCCGTCCAGGGAGCTTAAACGCGATTCCAACGCGGAAGGCACCCTGCAGCTGGTGAGCTTTCAGCTCGCCGAGGAAGAATACGGAATCGAGATTAACAAAGTACGCGAGATTATTCTCGTCGGCGAGATTACACAAGTTCCGCAAACGCCGGCCTATGTGAAAGGGCTGATCAATCTTCGCAGTACGGTGATTCCCGTCGTGGATCTGCGGCTGCGGTTTCAGCTCTCCGAAGCGTCAGTGACCGACGACACACGGATTGTCGTAATCAACATTGGCGGAAAAACGATCGGCATTATTGTCGACGCCGTTAATGAAGTTCTGCGAGTTTCCAAGAATCAGATCGCTCCCCCGCCGCCGACTGTGGCAGGTCTGGGGCACGATTATCTGGTGGGGCTCGTCAAACTGAAAGAGCGACTTTTGATCCTGTTGGATATTGAAAAAATCCTGGTTGAAAGCGTAGGACCGGACCCCGAAAGTTTGTCCGCATTGATTTAA
- a CDS encoding sialidase family protein: MMLRTKSLLFLALLAIVPLARLSAAEPTDTAAQIAAMEKIADLALVPPTLNTSPLPEYGYDKLDYGMTIGIERTPGGRLWACWVAGGDSPKAFFVLATSDDDGETWSPPRLVVDSHSPDLPEPRSILVGNLWTDPTGKLWLFFDQSMDMFDGRAGVWAAVCENPDADAPTWSAPRRLWHGVMLNKPTVLSTGEWLLPISLDQRPGFRKFKGCFAELDPLRGANVLVSTDQGANWTRRGCVQFPKPDWHEHMLVERKNGSLWMLARTGNGMMQSTSTDAGKTWTEPTFPAISQPVARFHVRRVASGRILLVKHGEKIDAHEGRSQLTAWLSSDEGETWQGGLMLDERKGVSYPDGFQAPDGMLYISYDRNRSTDGEILLARFTEADILAGELKNPRSRLRMLISRPLAGR, from the coding sequence GCTGCCGAACCCACCGACACGGCCGCCCAAATCGCGGCGATGGAGAAGATCGCCGACCTGGCGCTTGTGCCGCCGACGCTCAACACGTCGCCGTTGCCCGAGTATGGATACGACAAACTTGACTACGGGATGACGATCGGCATTGAACGCACGCCAGGCGGTCGCTTGTGGGCGTGCTGGGTCGCCGGCGGCGACAGCCCCAAGGCATTCTTCGTGCTGGCGACCAGCGACGACGACGGCGAAACCTGGTCGCCGCCGCGACTGGTGGTGGACTCGCATTCACCCGATCTGCCAGAGCCGCGGAGCATCCTGGTCGGCAACCTGTGGACCGATCCAACCGGGAAGCTTTGGCTGTTCTTTGACCAGTCGATGGATATGTTTGACGGTCGCGCTGGGGTGTGGGCCGCCGTTTGTGAGAACCCCGATGCCGATGCGCCCACGTGGTCGGCCCCGCGCCGGCTCTGGCATGGCGTCATGCTGAACAAGCCGACGGTGCTATCGACCGGCGAATGGCTGTTGCCGATCTCGCTTGACCAGCGGCCCGGCTTTCGCAAGTTCAAGGGCTGTTTTGCTGAGCTGGATCCGCTGCGGGGCGCCAACGTGCTGGTCTCGACCGACCAGGGCGCCAACTGGACCCGCCGCGGCTGCGTGCAGTTTCCCAAACCCGACTGGCATGAGCATATGCTGGTCGAACGGAAAAATGGCAGCCTGTGGATGCTGGCCCGCACGGGCAACGGGATGATGCAGAGCACTTCGACCGACGCTGGCAAGACGTGGACCGAGCCGACCTTTCCCGCCATTTCGCAACCGGTCGCTCGTTTCCATGTGCGACGTGTTGCTTCCGGCCGCATCCTGCTGGTCAAGCACGGCGAGAAGATCGACGCCCACGAAGGACGCAGCCAGCTGACGGCCTGGCTCTCCAGCGATGAAGGGGAAACCTGGCAGGGCGGCCTGATGCTCGATGAGCGGAAAGGCGTTTCCTATCCCGACGGATTCCAGGCGCCGGACGGCATGCTTTACATCTCGTACGATCGCAACCGCTCCACCGACGGCGAGATCCTGCTGGCCCGTTTTACCGAAGCCGACATCCTGGCCGGTGAACTGAAGAATCCTCGCTCCCGGCTGCGGATGCTGATCAGTCGCCCTCTCGCCGGCAGGTAA